The sequence CTATGAACGATGGAGCGACGCCTATAAGTAATAGGCAAGCATTGAGTGACGACGTCACCAACTTCCCATTGACTATAGAAAACTCTCTCAAGAATCAGCAATAACATCATCCTTCTTATTGTCTAGTTTCGAAATAGGTCTATCCCAATTCTTTAAACCATTTGAGTATACATCATGAAAATTATGACAAAGATTTTCAATTGCTTGCTCATAAGCAATAAGTTCTGGTATAGTCCAATTAAACTGGACAAAAATATCATATGCACTATTTATCTCAGTATTAATATCAGCAAATTTCACGTTAGAGAATAATTTGAGTCAATCATTTATTTTGTGTAAGTTCTATTTTTTACATTCCAATAAATCATATTTAAAATCACCACAAAGTATTTCAAATTGATTCAAAGCTAATGACCAATCTTTTATGGGCATAGTCCATTTTTTAGATGCATTTTGCAGAGCTAAAAATATTATTTTCTGAATTGATTTATCATCTGGAAACACCCCCTTATTTTTGATGATTTTTCTAATTTGACGGTTGACAGATTCAATGGTATTTGTTGTATAAATTACCTTTCTTATTTCCTCAGGAAAAGCAAAAAATGGGATTATCCCACACCAATTACGTTGCCAAATATCAGAAATTACTGGATATTTTTTGTCCCATTTTGAACTAAATTGTTGAAGTTTTAGACTTGCCATTTCTTCATTATTTGCTGTATAAATTTGCTTCAAATCTGTGGTCACCTCCTTTAAATCCTTATATGAGACATACTTCACTGAATTGCGAACCATATGAACTATACATAACTGTACTATAATCGCAGGAAATATGCTACTTATCGCTTCCGGAAAACCTTTTAGACCATCAACACAAGCAACATAAATTTGTTCTACTCCTCGATTTTTTAACTCAGTAACTACTTGCATCCAGAATTTAGCACCTTCATTTTTTCCTACCCAAATACCCAGCAACTCCTTCTTTCCTTCTATATTAACAGCAATCGCTAAATATACTGCTTTATTTATCACTACCTGGTTATCCCTAGACTTAACGTGAATACAGTCTAAGTATAATATTGGATAAACCTTATCTAAACCTCGATTTTGCCACCTAGTTACTTCGTCTATTACTCCATCGGTTATTGTCGATATTAAATCACCGGAAACCTCAGTTTGATATATTTCTTCCAAATGACCTCGAATTTCACTGACTGTCATTCCTCGACCATAAAGTGAGATAACTTTATCGTCAAATCCACTGAATCTTCTCAGCCCTTTAGGTATTAATTTCGGAACAAACTCTCCTTCTCGATCTCTTGGTACTTCCAGAGTAACCTTCCTACCATCATCATCAATTATTGTCTTTTCATAGCTACCATTACGACGATTATTATCTACTTTCGGCATTTTACTATGCTTTGAATAACCTAATTCATGCTCTAGTTCACTTTCTAATATTTTTTCAACTATTTGCTTTTTTAGTTGTTGAAATAATCCTTCTTTGCCAAACAACTTAGATGGATCGGCTTTTGATAATAATTCTTCTACTAAATTATTACTTATATTATTATCTTTTAGTTCTAATATCTTCTTTTTTATTTTTTCTGACATATTTTACCTTTTTATAAGTTGTTTTCTTACAGTACTTCTTACTGCTTACTTTTGCAACTTACACAAAGTATATTATAGACTCAGAATCCCTGGCATCTATTATAAAGACGGAGCTTTGTCGTGCTTAATTTCGTGGGGATACATCAGATTGCGAGGATGCGTAAGCCTCCGAAGCAATCCATCTCTGTGTCATCCCTGCTTCAGTGCGGGATCTAAAATACAGCTCAAAAAGCCCTGAGATATTATAGATTCCGCATCGAAGCGGGAATAACAACTTATAATTGCTTTGTCGCTACTAAAGTAGTTCCGCAATGACGTTTGTAAATTGAGAGATGCTAAATCAATACAAATCACATTTTTCAACTATGTCGCCAAGTAAATTTTTGGTAAATTCTTCATTTACCAAGGGAAAATTGTACAAATTATGTTCCTCCGCTTTAGTGGCAAAATCTTGCCCTTGAGCAGTGGCATTAAGCATAATGTTAGCAATTTTCTTGTAAGCTGCAACCTTAAAATTCTCATCATGACTTAGGCTGAATGCATTGTGATAATATGTTTTAGCTTTTTCAAATAAACCTATAGACTCAAAATACTCAGCCTGTTTTAACATTATATCGGGATTCTCTTGATCTTGTTTTAGCCATTTTTTAAAACAGACTTTTATCTTAAATGCATTATTCACTACTTTGTAGCAGTCAATTGCCTTAGCATATTCACCCTTGTTAAAAAGTAGTTGTCCTAGTTCTTCATATATTTTTGGTAGGTGGCTATTGGCATCTATAGCTTTTGCATAGTAAGCCAATGCAGATTCATTAGCACCATCATACTCAGCAATACTAGCTAAGCAACTATAGGCTATAGCCTTAAGATTTTTGCAGGCAGGAGAGTCCTGATAATTTTCTAGATATTTTATAGCTTTATGATAATATTCTGGGTTAGATTGCTCCTCATCAATCTTCAAACTACTAACTTGGTACTCAAGATTTTCTGTTACCTTAGCATGGCAAGCTGTTATTAACTCTGCAATCTTTGCATGATCAGGTAAATTAGTTCCACAGACATTAGCGAAGAATTTCACATATTCATATTGCTGTTGTAAGCAATAACCATAGTCTTGGATTTGATTCTTAAGCTGAGAATTATCAAACTCAGCATATTCAGCAAAAAGTTCCACTGCTATCTGCAAGATCATTAAGTGTAGTGGCTAGCTTTCGAAATGACATTGGCTTGCTTTCATTGTAAAAACCGGCTCAAATTAAATGACTTTTTAAATTCAATCTGGCTCACTTTAATTGACCGCCAAAAATATCTGGCTCAAATTAGACGATTCTATACTTTCCTTTGGCTCACATTATTTGACATTATCATTTGACAATATTATTAATTTTTTGGGGTGTAATATAATAGATAATTAGATAAAAACGTTCATTATTATAATATTAATTATCATGAATTCATTGCTATGCTATTGTAATAATTTCTTGCATTAAAGTACCCCTAACTTATAAATCTCCTTATTAAATTCTAGCAGTTTATTAGAATTATTAAGCTGCCCTAGCAGGTAAGCTTTAACTTCACTAGGTTTTGCATTTAGCACATCACATAAAACTTGTATGTTATAACCATAACGTGCAAGTTTAGCTTCTATACCATCTAAGTCAGGAGTTAGTACTGATTGAATAATTTCAAGAGTTATGGGTTTCGTTCCAGCTAAATATGCTTGCTCCATAGCTTGGGTTAAATAATGATTGATTTGCAAGGGTGTCACTAGATTATTTACTAGCAATTCTAAAGCTTCTAGAGTAATAATCTCTGACTGAGTAACATCGCTACTACAACATTGTTTAAACAACCATGAGCTATAATATGCTTTATTTTCCATCCAATGATTAAGGTGAAAAAGCTGAGAACGTGCACCAATTTCTTCCATAGAAGGACGTTTTAAATCATTACTAAGCTTAGGGTGTCCTGCAAGTACAACTGTTAGGTTACCACCACTACCATAAATGAGTTCTATTAATCTTTTGAGTGAAATAAGGGTTTGACTATTTAAGTCGTGTGCTTCATCGATAAAAAGAGCTATAGGCTTATCTTGTTTTTTTACTAACTCCAAAAGTTTACGTTCACGTTGTTCTGATTGGTTAGGTGCCTTAAAATTTTTATCCTTTGCTAAATCAAAAAACAGTGCTGTATAAAGCATTGCAATATTT comes from Candidatus Tisiphia endosymbiont of Sialis lutaria and encodes:
- a CDS encoding AAA family ATPase, coding for MNNEVMQFFGLSKSFHQAAFLETECIKQNIKNIKAAIHAGGIVALTGMVGTGKTTLIWKIQQQLLEERQVVVCRSLATDKRRVNIAMLYTALFFDLAKDKNFKAPNQSEQRERKLLELVKKQDKPIALFIDEAHDLNSQTLISLKRLIELIYGSGGNLTVVLAGHPKLSNDLKRPSMEEIGARSQLFHLNHWMENKAYYSSWLFKQCCSSDVTQSEIITLEALELLVNNLVTPLQINHYLTQAMEQAYLAGTKPITLEIIQSVLTPDLDGIEAKLARYGYNIQVLCDVLNAKPSEVKAYLLGQLNNSNKLLEFNKEIYKLGVL
- a CDS encoding IS256 family transposase; this translates as MSEKIKKKILELKDNNISNNLVEELLSKADPSKLFGKEGLFQQLKKQIVEKILESELEHELGYSKHSKMPKVDNNRRNGSYEKTIIDDDGRKVTLEVPRDREGEFVPKLIPKGLRRFSGFDDKVISLYGRGMTVSEIRGHLEEIYQTEVSGDLISTITDGVIDEVTRWQNRGLDKVYPILYLDCIHVKSRDNQVVINKAVYLAIAVNIEGKKELLGIWVGKNEGAKFWMQVVTELKNRGVEQIYVACVDGLKGFPEAISSIFPAIIVQLCIVHMVRNSVKYVSYKDLKEVTTDLKQIYTANNEEMASLKLQQFSSKWDKKYPVISDIWQRNWCGIIPFFAFPEEIRKVIYTTNTIESVNRQIRKIIKNKGVFPDDKSIQKIIFLALQNASKKWTMPIKDWSLALNQFEILCGDFKYDLLECKK